A genomic stretch from Megachile rotundata isolate GNS110a chromosome 1, iyMegRotu1, whole genome shotgun sequence includes:
- the LOC100880040 gene encoding zinc transporter ZIP1-like isoform X3, with protein sequence MQSTISVLLVAYLQSYIRNIRYPGISTALRSTTLTSRPSIIVAMSPSEDNFLMERLITSAHFHDEEEHHDEEQEMHDVLVAKGVTMVILCVVSTCMGIIPMQVAKCLKWKTSGVGNPRSTMVVSLLLGFGGGVLFCTTFLHLLPEVKEGVQHLIEEQKLPQLSFSLAETLTCAGFFLMYLVEESVHSHLRKKENQKDEYSKKDVSRSTNELVENGQTLPNCGNGHSHYSGHGHSHHLPVIMDEKDDFVISSLRGLLIILGLSVHELFEGLAIGLESSASYVWYMFAAVAAHKFVIAFCIGVELLALNTRTYLSVIYVCTFAVVSPLGIGIGMLLVGGESAAANGILPVLLQGLASGTLLYVVFFEILQEHRTGLKQYLSILVGFIVMFGLQLVMPEVATNYPVCSHTISRVGL encoded by the exons ATGCAATCTACAATTTCTGTTTTACTAGTAGCATACTTGCAATCCTATATAAGAAATATTAGATATCCTGGTATATCCACAGCCCTACGTAGCACAACATT AACATCTCGACCGTCGATAATAGTAGCCATGTCGCCATCAGAAGATAACTTTCTCATGGAAAGACTCATTACTTCAGCTCATTTCCATGATGAGGAAGAACACCATGACGAGGAACAAGAGATGCACGATGTACTTGTTGCAAAAGGAGTTACCATGGTCATTTTATGTGTAGTCAGTACTTGCATGGGTATAATACCAATGCAAGTGGCTAAATGTTTAAAATGGAAAACAAGCGGTGTTGGGAATCCCAG GTCCACTATGGTAGTGAGTCTACTTCTGGGATTCGGTGGTGGCGTTTTATTCTGCACCACGTTTCTTCATCTATTACCGGAAGTGAAGGAGGGAGTGCAACATCTCATAGAGGAACAGAAGCTACCTCAGCTTAGCTTTTCACTGGCTGAAACACTTACGTGTGCCGG GTTCTTCTTGATGTATTTGGTAGAAGAGTCGGTGCACAGTCATTTGCGGAAAAAGGAAAACCAAAAAGACGAATACTCGAAGAAGGACGTCAGTCGTAGTACGAACGAATTGGTCGAAAATGGGCAAACGCTGCCTAATTGCGGCAATGGGCATTCACACTA TAGCGGCCACGGCCATTCGCATCACTTGCCAGTCATAATGGACGAGAAAGATGACTTCGTCATAAGTTCTCTACGGGGATTATTAATAATCCTGGGTTTATCCGTGCATGAATTATTCGAAGGACTCGCAATTGGACTGGAAAGTTCAGCTTCTTACGTTTG GTACATGTTCGCGGCAGTGGCGGCCCATAAATTTGTCATAGCGTTCTGCATAGGCGTAGAATTGCTAGCGTTGAACACCAGAACCTACCTTTCCGTAATTTACGTCTGCACATTCGCAGTTGTCTCTCCTTTAGGGATCGGCATAGGAATGTTACTAGTTGGTGGCGAAAGCGCCGCTGCAAATGGTATACTTCCGGTTCTTCTGCAG GGTCTGGCATCTGGAACTTTACTGTACGTAGTGTTCTTCGAGATCCTCCAGGAGCACAGGACCGGCCTCAAACAATATCTATCAATTCTGGTAGGATTCATCGTGATGTTCGGACTTCAGCTAGTCA TGCCTGAGGTCGCCACCAACTATCCAGTTTGCAGTCACACTATATCTCGAGTAGGACTATAG
- the LOC100880040 gene encoding zinc transporter ZIP1-like isoform X1 encodes MQSTISVLLVAYLQSYIRNIRYPGISTALRSTTLTSRPSIIVAMSPSEDNFLMERLITSAHFHDEEEHHDEEQEMHDVLVAKGVTMVILCVVSTCMGIIPMQVAKCLKWKTSGVGNPRSTMVVSLLLGFGGGVLFCTTFLHLLPEVKEGVQHLIEEQKLPQLSFSLAETLTCAGFFLMYLVEESVHSHLRKKENQKDEYSKKDVSRSTNELVENGQTLPNCGNGHSHYSGHGHSHHLPVIMDEKDDFVISSLRGLLIILGLSVHELFEGLAIGLESSASYVWYMFAAVAAHKFVIAFCIGVELLALNTRTYLSVIYVCTFAVVSPLGIGIGMLLVGGESAAANGILPVLLQGLASGTLLYVVFFEILQEHRTGLKQYLSILVGFIVMFGLQLVRPVHLVAAVLRRRGPPVHHVPALSSGSPRQRRETSAQRSASDFRHAKFVRVAVLRRILPRVPR; translated from the exons ATGCAATCTACAATTTCTGTTTTACTAGTAGCATACTTGCAATCCTATATAAGAAATATTAGATATCCTGGTATATCCACAGCCCTACGTAGCACAACATT AACATCTCGACCGTCGATAATAGTAGCCATGTCGCCATCAGAAGATAACTTTCTCATGGAAAGACTCATTACTTCAGCTCATTTCCATGATGAGGAAGAACACCATGACGAGGAACAAGAGATGCACGATGTACTTGTTGCAAAAGGAGTTACCATGGTCATTTTATGTGTAGTCAGTACTTGCATGGGTATAATACCAATGCAAGTGGCTAAATGTTTAAAATGGAAAACAAGCGGTGTTGGGAATCCCAG GTCCACTATGGTAGTGAGTCTACTTCTGGGATTCGGTGGTGGCGTTTTATTCTGCACCACGTTTCTTCATCTATTACCGGAAGTGAAGGAGGGAGTGCAACATCTCATAGAGGAACAGAAGCTACCTCAGCTTAGCTTTTCACTGGCTGAAACACTTACGTGTGCCGG GTTCTTCTTGATGTATTTGGTAGAAGAGTCGGTGCACAGTCATTTGCGGAAAAAGGAAAACCAAAAAGACGAATACTCGAAGAAGGACGTCAGTCGTAGTACGAACGAATTGGTCGAAAATGGGCAAACGCTGCCTAATTGCGGCAATGGGCATTCACACTA TAGCGGCCACGGCCATTCGCATCACTTGCCAGTCATAATGGACGAGAAAGATGACTTCGTCATAAGTTCTCTACGGGGATTATTAATAATCCTGGGTTTATCCGTGCATGAATTATTCGAAGGACTCGCAATTGGACTGGAAAGTTCAGCTTCTTACGTTTG GTACATGTTCGCGGCAGTGGCGGCCCATAAATTTGTCATAGCGTTCTGCATAGGCGTAGAATTGCTAGCGTTGAACACCAGAACCTACCTTTCCGTAATTTACGTCTGCACATTCGCAGTTGTCTCTCCTTTAGGGATCGGCATAGGAATGTTACTAGTTGGTGGCGAAAGCGCCGCTGCAAATGGTATACTTCCGGTTCTTCTGCAG GGTCTGGCATCTGGAACTTTACTGTACGTAGTGTTCTTCGAGATCCTCCAGGAGCACAGGACCGGCCTCAAACAATATCTATCAATTCTGGTAGGATTCATCGTGATGTTCGGACTTCAGCTAGTCA GGCCTGTACACCTCGTTGCTGCTGTGCTTCGGCGGCGGGGTCCTCCTGTTCACCACGTTCCTGCACTTAGCTCCGGAAGTCCGCGACAGCGTCGAGAGACATCAGCGCAACGGTCAGCTTCCGACTTTAGGCACGCTAAGTTTGTCCGAGTTGCTGTTCTGCGGAGGATTCTTCCTCGTGTACCTCGTTGA
- the LOC100880040 gene encoding zinc transporter ZIP1-like isoform X2, which produces MSPSEDNFLMERLITSAHFHDEEEHHDEEQEMHDVLVAKGVTMVILCVVSTCMGIIPMQVAKCLKWKTSGVGNPRSTMVVSLLLGFGGGVLFCTTFLHLLPEVKEGVQHLIEEQKLPQLSFSLAETLTCAGFFLMYLVEESVHSHLRKKENQKDEYSKKDVSRSTNELVENGQTLPNCGNGHSHYSGHGHSHHLPVIMDEKDDFVISSLRGLLIILGLSVHELFEGLAIGLESSASYVWYMFAAVAAHKFVIAFCIGVELLALNTRTYLSVIYVCTFAVVSPLGIGIGMLLVGGESAAANGILPVLLQGLASGTLLYVVFFEILQEHRTGLKQYLSILVGFIVMFGLQLVTAHSHSHSHSHGHSHGQDTEHHHEDDHDHKLDSYEYAHSNKTGEQIFTDTIDKVTESIAEAVSNALSSTTRAPTNTSLRMRNETTLNRDHS; this is translated from the exons ATGTCGCCATCAGAAGATAACTTTCTCATGGAAAGACTCATTACTTCAGCTCATTTCCATGATGAGGAAGAACACCATGACGAGGAACAAGAGATGCACGATGTACTTGTTGCAAAAGGAGTTACCATGGTCATTTTATGTGTAGTCAGTACTTGCATGGGTATAATACCAATGCAAGTGGCTAAATGTTTAAAATGGAAAACAAGCGGTGTTGGGAATCCCAG GTCCACTATGGTAGTGAGTCTACTTCTGGGATTCGGTGGTGGCGTTTTATTCTGCACCACGTTTCTTCATCTATTACCGGAAGTGAAGGAGGGAGTGCAACATCTCATAGAGGAACAGAAGCTACCTCAGCTTAGCTTTTCACTGGCTGAAACACTTACGTGTGCCGG GTTCTTCTTGATGTATTTGGTAGAAGAGTCGGTGCACAGTCATTTGCGGAAAAAGGAAAACCAAAAAGACGAATACTCGAAGAAGGACGTCAGTCGTAGTACGAACGAATTGGTCGAAAATGGGCAAACGCTGCCTAATTGCGGCAATGGGCATTCACACTA TAGCGGCCACGGCCATTCGCATCACTTGCCAGTCATAATGGACGAGAAAGATGACTTCGTCATAAGTTCTCTACGGGGATTATTAATAATCCTGGGTTTATCCGTGCATGAATTATTCGAAGGACTCGCAATTGGACTGGAAAGTTCAGCTTCTTACGTTTG GTACATGTTCGCGGCAGTGGCGGCCCATAAATTTGTCATAGCGTTCTGCATAGGCGTAGAATTGCTAGCGTTGAACACCAGAACCTACCTTTCCGTAATTTACGTCTGCACATTCGCAGTTGTCTCTCCTTTAGGGATCGGCATAGGAATGTTACTAGTTGGTGGCGAAAGCGCCGCTGCAAATGGTATACTTCCGGTTCTTCTGCAG GGTCTGGCATCTGGAACTTTACTGTACGTAGTGTTCTTCGAGATCCTCCAGGAGCACAGGACCGGCCTCAAACAATATCTATCAATTCTGGTAGGATTCATCGTGATGTTCGGACTTCAGCTAGTCA CCGCACATTCTCACTCTCACTCGCACTCGCATGGTCACTCACACGGACAGGACACCGAGCATCACCACGAAGATGATCACGACCACAAATTGGATTCCTACGAATACGCGCATTCAAACAAAACGGGCGAACAAATATTCACTGATACGATTGATAAGGTTACGGAAAGCATCGCAGAAGCAGTCAGCAACGCTTTATCGTCCACGACGAGAGCTCCGACGAATACTTCGTTGAGAATGAGGAACGAAACAACTCTGAACCGAGACCACAGTTAA
- the LOC100880040 gene encoding zinc transporter ZIP1-like isoform X4 encodes MSLDQIDKPLQTRSRTYWRSTMVVSLLLGFGGGVLFCTTFLHLLPEVKEGVQHLIEEQKLPQLSFSLAETLTCAGFFLMYLVEESVHSHLRKKENQKDEYSKKDVSRSTNELVENGQTLPNCGNGHSHYSGHGHSHHLPVIMDEKDDFVISSLRGLLIILGLSVHELFEGLAIGLESSASYVWYMFAAVAAHKFVIAFCIGVELLALNTRTYLSVIYVCTFAVVSPLGIGIGMLLVGGESAAANGILPVLLQGLASGTLLYVVFFEILQEHRTGLKQYLSILVGFIVMFGLQLVTAHSHSHSHSHGHSHGQDTEHHHEDDHDHKLDSYEYAHSNKTGEQIFTDTIDKVTESIAEAVSNALSSTTRAPTNTSLRMRNETTLNRDHS; translated from the exons ATGTCCCTTGATCAAATTGATAAACCACTTCAAACCAGGTCACGTACATATTGGAG GTCCACTATGGTAGTGAGTCTACTTCTGGGATTCGGTGGTGGCGTTTTATTCTGCACCACGTTTCTTCATCTATTACCGGAAGTGAAGGAGGGAGTGCAACATCTCATAGAGGAACAGAAGCTACCTCAGCTTAGCTTTTCACTGGCTGAAACACTTACGTGTGCCGG GTTCTTCTTGATGTATTTGGTAGAAGAGTCGGTGCACAGTCATTTGCGGAAAAAGGAAAACCAAAAAGACGAATACTCGAAGAAGGACGTCAGTCGTAGTACGAACGAATTGGTCGAAAATGGGCAAACGCTGCCTAATTGCGGCAATGGGCATTCACACTA TAGCGGCCACGGCCATTCGCATCACTTGCCAGTCATAATGGACGAGAAAGATGACTTCGTCATAAGTTCTCTACGGGGATTATTAATAATCCTGGGTTTATCCGTGCATGAATTATTCGAAGGACTCGCAATTGGACTGGAAAGTTCAGCTTCTTACGTTTG GTACATGTTCGCGGCAGTGGCGGCCCATAAATTTGTCATAGCGTTCTGCATAGGCGTAGAATTGCTAGCGTTGAACACCAGAACCTACCTTTCCGTAATTTACGTCTGCACATTCGCAGTTGTCTCTCCTTTAGGGATCGGCATAGGAATGTTACTAGTTGGTGGCGAAAGCGCCGCTGCAAATGGTATACTTCCGGTTCTTCTGCAG GGTCTGGCATCTGGAACTTTACTGTACGTAGTGTTCTTCGAGATCCTCCAGGAGCACAGGACCGGCCTCAAACAATATCTATCAATTCTGGTAGGATTCATCGTGATGTTCGGACTTCAGCTAGTCA CCGCACATTCTCACTCTCACTCGCACTCGCATGGTCACTCACACGGACAGGACACCGAGCATCACCACGAAGATGATCACGACCACAAATTGGATTCCTACGAATACGCGCATTCAAACAAAACGGGCGAACAAATATTCACTGATACGATTGATAAGGTTACGGAAAGCATCGCAGAAGCAGTCAGCAACGCTTTATCGTCCACGACGAGAGCTCCGACGAATACTTCGTTGAGAATGAGGAACGAAACAACTCTGAACCGAGACCACAGTTAA
- the LOC100883330 gene encoding uncharacterized protein LOC100883330 produces MAAAGSTNSGTIFQKLGLKPITKCSLVKFYAPAFGVASYTALSINVMNPSLVVRVFPKKDITNFLLGSALIGTGSYIYTRDHMRNATYDAKLLYSATGAVLLSFGSVLIWAVLRSMVPPNPTLCTILGIGSGLTFIKIGSSYLDFVDGQIQKK; encoded by the exons ATGGCTGCTGCAGGAAGCACGAACTCCGgcacaatttttcaaaaactcGGTTTGAAACCAATTACGAAATGCAGTCTCGTTAAATTTTACGCTCCTGCTTTCGGTGTCGCTTCTTACACCGCATTATCCATCAATGTAATGAATCCAAGTCTTGTCGTCAG GGTGTTTCCAAAAAAAGATATTACAAACTTTTTATTGGGAAGCGCTCTCATTGGTACTGGATCGTACATATATACTCGTGATCATATGAGAAATGCTACTTACGATGCAAAACTATTATATAG TGCTACTGGAGCTGTCTTATTGAGCTTTGGATCTGTGTTAATCTGGGCAGTATTGCGATCTATGGTACCACCTAATCCTACTTTGTGTACAATACTTGGCATTGGTTCTGGACTTACATTTATTAAGATCGGTTCCAGTTATCTGGACTTTGTTGATGGACAAATACAGAAGAAATAG
- the LOC100883218 gene encoding putative pyruvate dehydrogenase E1 component subunit alpha, mitochondrial isoform X2 — translation MIPNCIRNIGVQTSKRNVVSYFFNKKNNYATEASFETKPFRLHKLDSGPSTHVTVTRDEAIDLYKKLHTIRRMETAAGNLYKEKIVRGFCHLYSGQEACAVGIKASLRPQDAVITAYRAHGWTYLMGIDPFGVLAELTGRKGGNAKGKGGSMHMYSKNFYGGNGIVGAQVPLGVGIAFAKKYMNTGGVCVTLYGDGAANQGQVFEVYNMAKLWDVPCIFVCENNGYGMGTSVERSSASTDYYTRGDFIPGIWVDGMDVLAMREATKFAVDFCTSGKGPIILEAVTYRYSGHSMSDPGTSYRTREEVQEVRQTRDPITGFKERVLNSNLISQDEIKKIESEIKKQVDDAVKAAKADTEIPLSELTADIYANCAEKEIRNTTPFNPLPHTRLGPAVNA, via the exons ATGATTCCGAACTGCATCAGAAATATAGGGGTGCAAACCTCGAAGCGAAAC GTGGTATCTTATTTCTTCAACAAAAAGAACAATTATGCCACAGAAGCTTCATTTGAAACGAAACCTTTTCGATTACACAAACTGGATAGTGGTCCATCTACTCATGTTACTGTCACTAGAGACGAAGCTATCGATTTGTACAAAAAATTACATACGATTCGTCGTATGGAAACAGCAGCAGGAAATCtatataaagaaaaaattgttaGAGGTTTTTGCCATTTATACTCTGGCCag GAAGCTTGTGCTGTTGGTATAAAAGCATCTCTTCGACCACAAGATGCTGTAATCACTGCCTACCGTGCTCATGGATGGACTTATTTAATGGGAATAGATCCATTTGGTGTATTAGCTGAATTAACTGGTAGGAAAGGTGGTAATGCGAAGGGTAAAGGTGGTTCCATGCACATGTATTCTAAAAACTTCTATGGTGGAAATGGCATTGTTGGAGCTCAA GTGCCACTAGGAGTTGGAATTGCCTTTGCTAAAAAGTACATGAATACTGGAGGAGTATGTGTAACGTTGTATGGAGATGGTGCAGCTAATCAAGGACAAGTATTTGAAGTATATAACATGGCTAAATTATGGGATGTCCCTTGTATTTTTGTTTGTGAAAATAACGGGTACGGTATGGGTACTAGCGTAGAACGTTCTTCTGCAAGTACAGATTATTACACAAGAGGAGACTTTATCCCTGGAATTTGG GTGGATGGTATGGATGTACTGGCAATGAGGGAAGCTACAAAATTTGCTGTAGACTTTTGCACATCTGGTAAAGGTCCTATTATTTTGGAAGCTGTAACTTATAGATATAGTGGACACAGTATGTCCGATCCTGGAACGAGTTATCGTACCAGAGAAGAAGTTCAAGAAGTAAGACAAACAAGAGATCCTATCACTGGTTTCAAAGAACGAGTATTGAATTCTAATCTTATTTCGCAAGATGAAATTAAG aaaattgaaagtgaaataAAGAAACAAGTTGACGACGCCGTGAAAGCTGCGAAAGCAGATACTGAAATTCCATTAAGCGAACTTACAGCCGATATTTATGCCAATTGCGCAGAAAAAGAGATTCGAAACACAACTCCATTTAATCCCCTACCACATACAAGGCTAGGTCCCGCTGTTAAtgcttaa
- the LOC100883218 gene encoding putative pyruvate dehydrogenase E1 component subunit alpha, mitochondrial isoform X1, with amino-acid sequence MIPNCIRNIGVQTSKRNFGSWNEVVSYFFNKKNNYATEASFETKPFRLHKLDSGPSTHVTVTRDEAIDLYKKLHTIRRMETAAGNLYKEKIVRGFCHLYSGQEACAVGIKASLRPQDAVITAYRAHGWTYLMGIDPFGVLAELTGRKGGNAKGKGGSMHMYSKNFYGGNGIVGAQVPLGVGIAFAKKYMNTGGVCVTLYGDGAANQGQVFEVYNMAKLWDVPCIFVCENNGYGMGTSVERSSASTDYYTRGDFIPGIWVDGMDVLAMREATKFAVDFCTSGKGPIILEAVTYRYSGHSMSDPGTSYRTREEVQEVRQTRDPITGFKERVLNSNLISQDEIKKIESEIKKQVDDAVKAAKADTEIPLSELTADIYANCAEKEIRNTTPFNPLPHTRLGPAVNA; translated from the exons ATGATTCCGAACTGCATCAGAAATATAGGGGTGCAAACCTCGAAGCGAAAC TTCGGAAGTTGGAATGAG GTGGTATCTTATTTCTTCAACAAAAAGAACAATTATGCCACAGAAGCTTCATTTGAAACGAAACCTTTTCGATTACACAAACTGGATAGTGGTCCATCTACTCATGTTACTGTCACTAGAGACGAAGCTATCGATTTGTACAAAAAATTACATACGATTCGTCGTATGGAAACAGCAGCAGGAAATCtatataaagaaaaaattgttaGAGGTTTTTGCCATTTATACTCTGGCCag GAAGCTTGTGCTGTTGGTATAAAAGCATCTCTTCGACCACAAGATGCTGTAATCACTGCCTACCGTGCTCATGGATGGACTTATTTAATGGGAATAGATCCATTTGGTGTATTAGCTGAATTAACTGGTAGGAAAGGTGGTAATGCGAAGGGTAAAGGTGGTTCCATGCACATGTATTCTAAAAACTTCTATGGTGGAAATGGCATTGTTGGAGCTCAA GTGCCACTAGGAGTTGGAATTGCCTTTGCTAAAAAGTACATGAATACTGGAGGAGTATGTGTAACGTTGTATGGAGATGGTGCAGCTAATCAAGGACAAGTATTTGAAGTATATAACATGGCTAAATTATGGGATGTCCCTTGTATTTTTGTTTGTGAAAATAACGGGTACGGTATGGGTACTAGCGTAGAACGTTCTTCTGCAAGTACAGATTATTACACAAGAGGAGACTTTATCCCTGGAATTTGG GTGGATGGTATGGATGTACTGGCAATGAGGGAAGCTACAAAATTTGCTGTAGACTTTTGCACATCTGGTAAAGGTCCTATTATTTTGGAAGCTGTAACTTATAGATATAGTGGACACAGTATGTCCGATCCTGGAACGAGTTATCGTACCAGAGAAGAAGTTCAAGAAGTAAGACAAACAAGAGATCCTATCACTGGTTTCAAAGAACGAGTATTGAATTCTAATCTTATTTCGCAAGATGAAATTAAG aaaattgaaagtgaaataAAGAAACAAGTTGACGACGCCGTGAAAGCTGCGAAAGCAGATACTGAAATTCCATTAAGCGAACTTACAGCCGATATTTATGCCAATTGCGCAGAAAAAGAGATTCGAAACACAACTCCATTTAATCCCCTACCACATACAAGGCTAGGTCCCGCTGTTAAtgcttaa